From the Diospyros lotus cultivar Yz01 chromosome 13, ASM1463336v1, whole genome shotgun sequence genome, one window contains:
- the LOC127787968 gene encoding uncharacterized protein LOC127787968 isoform X1 — protein MANPRARQLDLAVATPQLSKPALCIYGSVWLFPYRESAFMDCWLAGWRLLTVRSKSSSSSRPTNSCNQCAIVSDLIRFSVNGLLFIPPLWLYSNDCVKRRNVGAYVAEHEVCMGSNSMKAPHGQRGSTIGCCEWCMRDAIT, from the exons ATGGCTAACCCCAGAGCCAGACAGTTGGATTTGGCTGTCGCCACTCCCCAGCTCTCTAAACCTGCTCTTTGCATTTACGGTAGTGTCTGGCTTTTCCCATACCGGGAAAGCGCATTTATGGAttgctggctggctggctggcgcCTGTTAACTGTTCGATCAAAGTCCTCTTCATCCAGTCGCCCAACAAACTCTTGCAATCAATGCGCCATTGTGAGTGACCTCATTAGATTTTCGGTAAACGGACTTCTTTTCATA CCCCCGTTGTGGTTGTATAGCAATGACTGCGTGAAGCGGAGGAACGTAGGAGCTTACGTGGCTGAGCATGAAGTCTGTATGGGATCAAATTCAATGAAGGCGCCGCACGGGCAGAGGGGGAGCACCATCGGCTGCTGCGAGTGGTGCATGCGGGATGCGATTACTTGA
- the LOC127787968 gene encoding uncharacterized protein LOC127787968 isoform X3 → MANPRARQLDLAVATPQLSKPALCIYGSVWLFPYRESAFMDCWLAGWRLLTVRSKSSSSSRPTNSCNQCAIPPLWLYSNDCVKRRNVGAYVAEHEVCMGSNSMKAPHGQRGSTIGCCEWCMRDAIT, encoded by the exons ATGGCTAACCCCAGAGCCAGACAGTTGGATTTGGCTGTCGCCACTCCCCAGCTCTCTAAACCTGCTCTTTGCATTTACGGTAGTGTCTGGCTTTTCCCATACCGGGAAAGCGCATTTATGGAttgctggctggctggctggcgcCTGTTAACTGTTCGATCAAAGTCCTCTTCATCCAGTCGCCCAACAAACTCTTGCAATCAATGCGCCATT CCCCCGTTGTGGTTGTATAGCAATGACTGCGTGAAGCGGAGGAACGTAGGAGCTTACGTGGCTGAGCATGAAGTCTGTATGGGATCAAATTCAATGAAGGCGCCGCACGGGCAGAGGGGGAGCACCATCGGCTGCTGCGAGTGGTGCATGCGGGATGCGATTACTTGA
- the LOC127787968 gene encoding uncharacterized protein LOC127787968 isoform X2 — protein sequence MANPRARQLDLAVATPQLSKPALCIYGSVWLFPYRESAFMDCWLAGWRLLTVRSKSSSSSRPTNSCNQCAIVSDLIRFSPPLWLYSNDCVKRRNVGAYVAEHEVCMGSNSMKAPHGQRGSTIGCCEWCMRDAIT from the exons ATGGCTAACCCCAGAGCCAGACAGTTGGATTTGGCTGTCGCCACTCCCCAGCTCTCTAAACCTGCTCTTTGCATTTACGGTAGTGTCTGGCTTTTCCCATACCGGGAAAGCGCATTTATGGAttgctggctggctggctggcgcCTGTTAACTGTTCGATCAAAGTCCTCTTCATCCAGTCGCCCAACAAACTCTTGCAATCAATGCGCCATTGTGAGTGACCTCATTAGATTTTCG CCCCCGTTGTGGTTGTATAGCAATGACTGCGTGAAGCGGAGGAACGTAGGAGCTTACGTGGCTGAGCATGAAGTCTGTATGGGATCAAATTCAATGAAGGCGCCGCACGGGCAGAGGGGGAGCACCATCGGCTGCTGCGAGTGGTGCATGCGGGATGCGATTACTTGA